In Maylandia zebra isolate NMK-2024a linkage group LG9, Mzebra_GT3a, whole genome shotgun sequence, the genomic stretch TTTCCTTTGTGTGAATAACcaaatgtgtttatgtgttctTTCTTGATTCAGGAGATGAAGAAAACCAGGTTGGGTCACTACAGAAACATGATCTACTACAGTGGCGCTCCTACACTTTTCGCTTTGACTGCCAACTAAAAATAAATTCCTCATTGCAGCACAAATATatggtttttttttagctgtaagAAAATATTTTAGTTACTAAGTTACCTTAGTTAAGTGGTTGCTTGCATACTCAACTGTAGTGTCACTTTGATTGCTACTATTTACTTACTAATGATAAATGTGTTGAAGATAATGATAATTGTATGCTTTCTCTACTacacaatgaaaagaaaatcagatGTGTGTGTTATTTACGAGACAGGGGAAGCTAATCTGAACATGAACGAGTGACTATCTAAATAAAACAGGACATAAGACACAGAGCaagatgtgaaaatgtgatACAGGGAACAGACATGGAGACATGACTGACACAAAagaatgaaacacagagagatgATCAagggaacaggaagtgataaaCACAGGGACCAGGACTTGAGagggaaacaagaaaacaaaagacgCAGGGCACGGAAAGACCAAACAGAGAAGAGACAAACTGGGCACAAAGAGGTGACTAACATAATCAAACAGGAACCAACAGCTAACTCAGAGGTATTAGGAAATACTAAACTCAAGACGAATTCATAGCTAGAACATGAAAATCTCTTGATTCCAAAGAGATGAATAATAAGTCCAGAGCAAACTCAAAACATTGGGTCAGCGACCAACAATGCATTAGTGTCTGCAAGATTTCCATGATGAGACCAAAATCCTTGTCATGGATAGCTGCCCTGGTTTGCACTGGTTTGGTGTTTAACTAATTAAGACTGCAGATACtgtaataacaataaatcccAGTAAATCAGATTCCATAATAACTCAAATACTAACCCAGGTCAGGCTACCATTTCACTTACCTAAGCTGATCTGGCTCATGGCTGAATCCTGAAAGTTTTCACTTTTTAACAGCATGCCATTATTTCAGCAATTAGGTAGAACAGAacagtaaaatatatttttttagaaaaaaggtaaaaaactgtcatggtcctgagtctgtggactcagtggttttggttttaattattattatcttatGTTTCGGGTTAATTCTTAAGATTTTCTTGTTCTTAGGGTTTGGCTTCTCTTTTGAGCTCTGGTGTTCGATCCCTGTTCCCATGTCTGATGTCTTAGTGTTAAGCTCATGTCTGGGTGTAACTGTTATATTTCCTACTTTACTTTGATGGTTCCTTTCCTGTGTGTAGCTGTGTCTGGTTTTCCTTGCCCTTGTCTCTTCAGCTCTGATTCCCCCCgtctcccattccctgattgctcctgtgaatatttaagccctgtgttttcctctgcttgTGACTGGTCCATCTGTGTTACCTCTGCGTGTTATCCTGCATATCTTTCTGCATATAATTTCTGCATTTTCTTCTGCGATTCATGGTTTCAGGTTTGTTTCTTTAGTTTTTGCCAGTTTAGGTTTATATTAGTTTCTGTCCTTCCCATCTTCGCTCAGTCTGTATTCTCACCATTTTGAAAATAAAGCTTACTCACATCAAAGCTAGTGCCTGCATTTGAGCCCTTCGTTCACCACTCTGCCACCGCAGCTGTGACAAAAActggaaacccccccccccccccaattctTTTACTTTAATTGCAAATACTAAGTGCTAATTTAACGAGGTTTAGCAGCAAAAACTTGAAGTAATCATCTTTGGTTTGACTTTATCAGCCTCTgacatcattgtggaggaattttggccctgTCTTCTTTACAGTGTTGCTTTGGGTCATTGAGGTTTTGTCATAaaacggctgtgtgcaggcaggaaaaggacccaaaccCAAATCTCGGACCCTTCAGCAGAGACAGGCAGCTGGAAGGGCGCTCCAGAATCCCTAGCTGACGTGGCACGAGTCTGGagaggttctcctgaacccccagcgaaTGAGAAAGGTTGCTGGAGGGGCTCTTCTGGGCCTCCAGCAGGAACAGGCGGCGGCGTGGGAGCCACAGAGTGCTGAGCAGGTGACTGAGCAGCAATATTCCCTCTAatctttcatgtgtctgagcgaacacacaaactccctgagcgatcccttggaccactgtgagcaacattggacgtgtgcactgtggtcacgccagcatcgaatccatccaagttacatggtttattaaaataatcaaattacagcatttacatttatgttagacttttaattaagtgctttagcccacttacaatgaaaatgtaaaaaaatcttgttcatgacctgtgtagtattttaacactattggaagtaaaaataacttgaactccaattttgaaaaaactttaaaaaaaaaaaaaataaagctctgacttattatgagtctgtggtctgggagagagtccagTAACTCTCTGtttgcaaaatacagtaaataatgaccaatgttgggcaattaattatatagttacttcttaaaaaagttactgagttatgcaaacaacaaagttttttgcagcggtttacctaaaaatgcagccaatgtgtttttttttaaataaacatttcaaactatttacagaacagtAAGGCCGTGATTGACAACGTGGTCAACAAGTGTTGCCCTAATTTCATTAGGAATCGGCCTATGTATTTGGCGTCTTCTCCCTCTTCCCCTGTTTTGTCCCCACCGCATCCTCACCCCTCTTCCACGATGCTGACCTTCCATTTCTGTGTCACAGAATCGTAGAAATGGTACACACTATGTCCTGCTCGGTTCATATATGCTTGCCAATTGAGGGTTCATGGGATTGATTGATGAGTGACTGTGAACAAGTGGCTTATCATTGATTACAACTGATACTTCACACACCTCCTCGTCAGTGAAAGCTGAAGTTCAGCATTTAAAAACTAATTCACCAATTTTGTATGCAATGATTGAAgactattagttttattgggaacGACTATTCAGCATCTAAAAGTATAGTTCattttgactgacatgacataagCGAATGATAATGTTGTCGACGGCAGAGAATTGTATGAAAGCAACTGATACATGTCCATGAGCATTTACAATTTGTTCAGAGGAAGGAGAAAttgctactatgatgtgcacaaaTGACTAAATGTTGTGGAGGTTGCACTAATGGCTTTGAGAATTTTCATTCTGATCTGAGAAaagcaccaaagcgactgagaaaaactgtaaaaacacagAGAATATTTAATCCGTGAACTTGTTAaaccagtgtttcccaacctttttGGTCCATCAACCCTTGAAAGGTCTCTCAGTTAGATCTCTTGTCACATGATTTCTACTGTGGCCCAAAGAGGTTACTGgagaaaaataatgtaaaaataatgtAATCCCCACAAAATGCTTACaaactgctgcttttttttctccttaactGTATTATCATGAAACCTTTTAAGGAACTATATTTATAAAGTGTGTAAAACTGGCTCTGCTACACTAACAAGGACATTTTTCTGTAATACCTGtgcattcacttttttttttttttttgatttaagCAGAATTTTAAGTACTTTTCTTTGGAGTACTGAGCCTTTGATTTCTTTTGCCACCAATGTCCAACAAGGATCATCATGTTTTGAAGCCACCACAAGGCCTGTTTTGTGTTCTGCTGGCAGAAataaaggttttatttttttgttggtaAAAACAAAGAGCCAtctaatgaaatgaaaataaaacttttcaTCTAATTACTGCTAACCTTTAGATTTGTCCTGGTGCTAAAAGCTTGGCACCACATGCTTAGCTTGTTTCCAGGATCTGAATCAGTGAACCATGGCTTGATTGTAATAATCTAAGTCCTCTTTTGGCACTGAGCATGTTTTCTGTTGGAAAGTTTTAAGCTATGACCTCCTGAGTGTTACAGGAAAGCGGGTGGGATATTAAGTAAATAGTGAGTACGGCTGCTGGTCTGTCAATGATCAATGTTTTTAGTTTCACTTGTGATTCCCAGAGCCATAATAGGACTTGTTTTGAACTCGGGTCTTTATTCTCTAAGCTGCTCTCCTCCCAGACTCAGAGAAAAATGGCTGCTGGCTTGCTGCTTTTGGTTTGTGCAGTTGCTGTGCTGTACTCTGCTGAAGCTCAGGATTCTTACAATGGTCTGCCTGAAATCTACAAGAAAGGAGTGGATCTGGCAATGCAACAGCTCAGCACCCACGCTAGGGTCCAACAGCATTATCGCTTTCTGAAAACTGTGGGGAAGTTAGAAACTGAGGTAAGCATCTTTTAGCTTTAGCTCTTTTACAAGCTCTTcgggtttttttgtttcataatgACACCCACTTTGAAAACATGTAGCGTCACTGATGGGGTGAGATAAAGACCACACTCTCCCAAATGTGTGCAGGATATTTTCAGCCTAAATTTAAAAGACAAACATTGAATTGTaatcttaaaaagagaaaaaaccccaaaagtctGCTTTCAGTTAACACTGACTTGGCACACTTTTCCTCTCTCTTGCTCCGGGAAATTCTGGCTCATACTTGTTTTCCTATCTGTACGCAAGATGTTAAATGTCAGGGAGGAAAATGTTTccagcagagaaaaaaacaggatGAGGTGTGTCTCTGTGAGAATGTACACATTAAAGACTGCTTTCActcctttctttttcaaataTAAGGCCTTACAGAGGAGGTTTAGCTAAAACTGAAAGTGTTGAATGTGAAACTTTCAAACACTGGAGCCTTTCACAGTCTGCATACCAAAGTGTCCTTGTGCAAGATACAGAAACCCAGAGTTGCCCTATAAAGGATTCATTgtggtgtgaatgtgtatgaatgttaggAAGAGGCATAGAATAAAACATGCTTTTTTGAATAGGTATTGTTGTATAGAGTGCTCTGAGTGCTCAAATAGAGTAAAAAAGCACAATTTAAGAAACAGCCCATTTACTATTTTCAATCAAAAAAGATGTATATCTGGTAAAAAGTTGTAGGATTTCACATCAGGATGTACATGTGGGGACATGTGAATGGTGAGATGCAGGGTGCTGTGGGGAGAGAGCGAGGCAGATAACTGAACTGCAGCTGGTTTTATCTCAGATCTGCTGATCACTTCAGCTGAGTATTGCTACTGTACCTGCACGTATACTGAAGAACAGAGAGATATTTGGTGGATATCTCCACACACTCATAATAAAGCTCTGGCTGTCACCAGCGGAAGTGCAATTTATCTGGTGATGTACTTTCAAGCCAAGAGGCTCAGCTGCAGTGGATTATCTGCTATTTCAGGCAAATATGTTCTTTATTCTCCAAACTTtgatgaaaatgagcttgtgcATAATAACCTgcaataaac encodes the following:
- the LOC143420319 gene encoding uncharacterized protein LOC143420319, whose amino-acid sequence is MINVFSFTCDSQSHNRTCFELGSLFSKLLSSQTQRKMAAGLLLLVCAVAVLYSAEAQDSYNGLPEIYKKGVDLAMQQLSTHARVQQHYRFLKTVGKLETEGGFGMRYFYHHFHLKPTRCPKGTTETDPQRCPYRNDRPLMDCAVCYKTSGEQIEAQPNPYVHCIQKPRFTEEMKKAREDHYKKMVYHSGAPTLLAVKA